A stretch of Paenibacillus peoriae DNA encodes these proteins:
- a CDS encoding LutC/YkgG family protein, with protein sequence MSEHSNPSAQAKAAHEAWLHQMEEESRAKQVRFMDGIATRLKRPRQTEPPVQPFRGAPAFWYEFDWSAERRIEEFTANFTSVGGHVVRLPNLEQTADWIACKARELGAAYIVRQNEPDLDALQLESALPQVRLSVWNTDPVEDWKARAAEADIGIVIADEAAAYTGSVAVLSSPEKGRAVSLLPTALIILLPVERLRTRLGEILSRFDEVGREQLPAGIHFITGPSRSSDIENDLTIGVHGPGIVYTLLVG encoded by the coding sequence ATGAGTGAGCATAGTAATCCTTCTGCGCAAGCAAAAGCGGCCCATGAAGCGTGGCTTCATCAAATGGAAGAAGAATCCCGTGCCAAGCAGGTACGCTTTATGGACGGCATCGCGACGCGGCTCAAGCGTCCACGACAGACGGAGCCGCCAGTTCAGCCGTTTCGCGGGGCACCTGCATTTTGGTACGAATTCGATTGGAGCGCGGAGCGGCGCATCGAGGAGTTCACTGCTAACTTTACAAGTGTTGGCGGGCATGTCGTGCGTCTGCCGAATTTGGAGCAGACCGCAGACTGGATCGCGTGCAAAGCGCGAGAGCTGGGAGCGGCCTATATCGTCCGGCAGAATGAGCCGGACCTGGATGCGCTCCAGCTGGAATCGGCACTGCCGCAAGTCCGTTTATCGGTGTGGAACACCGATCCAGTCGAGGATTGGAAGGCCCGCGCCGCTGAGGCGGATATCGGCATCGTCATCGCCGACGAAGCGGCTGCTTACACCGGCTCGGTAGCGGTGCTATCCTCGCCGGAGAAAGGCCGTGCGGTCAGCCTTTTGCCAACCGCACTGATCATTCTTCTGCCAGTAGAGCGCTTACGAACACGACTGGGCGAGATTCTAAGCCGCTTTGACGAAGTCGGGCGTGAGCAACTGCCTGCAGGCATTCATTTTATTACTGGACCAAGCCGCTCGTCGGATATTGAAAATGATTTGACGATCGGTGTACACGGGCCAGGTATCGTCTATACGTTGTTAGTGGGCTAG
- a CDS encoding acyltransferase, whose protein sequence is MKPTTKEKIPELQLVRAMAILAVLMVHATSYATVQLTNSSLYVVYNALNVLMKYGTPVFIALSSMVLFYNYKDRPMGRQFLSRFYKQRLLYILLPYVMFSLFYFFLSLMASSSEPWNIATLAKSFALKLATGKAYTHLYYIFIMIQFYLAFPFVLWLFQRYRQLPQWSIVLGLLLQWSFVIGNKFLFQVQNKGSWALSYVACYMLGAALGYYYPQLKTWFLMRKGQRSVAGVLTWITIWALWLISATMHVYMWCENRMYGISYNSLVFELMYNMYSLSSTLVILQISFLMYRRQHSFVTRKLERLGTLSFGVYLIHPFFLLLYRQFSPHIGSPQLIHVWYAGGFFFALLCSWLVVSTISRFLPFAWILFGQLPGIEKRQFKQENRISSTETALSKG, encoded by the coding sequence ATGAAGCCTACGACCAAAGAAAAAATTCCCGAATTGCAGTTGGTCAGAGCCATGGCGATTTTAGCCGTCTTGATGGTACATGCCACTTCTTATGCAACGGTTCAGCTTACAAATTCCAGCCTATATGTTGTATACAATGCGCTCAATGTGTTGATGAAGTATGGAACCCCCGTATTTATCGCGCTTAGCAGCATGGTACTGTTCTACAACTACAAGGATCGTCCAATGGGACGACAGTTCTTAAGTCGCTTTTATAAGCAGAGATTGCTGTATATTCTCTTACCTTACGTCATGTTCTCCCTATTTTATTTCTTCCTGTCTCTTATGGCTAGCAGCTCCGAACCATGGAATATAGCCACACTTGCGAAAAGCTTTGCTCTGAAGCTGGCGACAGGCAAAGCGTATACCCATTTATATTATATTTTTATCATGATACAATTCTATCTTGCATTTCCATTCGTACTGTGGCTGTTCCAGCGATATCGGCAACTTCCACAATGGTCTATTGTCCTTGGGCTGTTGCTACAGTGGTCATTTGTAATTGGCAATAAATTTCTATTTCAGGTGCAAAATAAGGGCAGTTGGGCACTGTCTTATGTAGCCTGTTACATGCTGGGTGCTGCTCTAGGTTATTACTACCCACAGCTGAAAACGTGGTTTCTGATGCGTAAGGGGCAACGAAGTGTTGCCGGAGTGCTGACATGGATCACAATTTGGGCTTTATGGCTGATTTCAGCCACCATGCATGTCTATATGTGGTGCGAAAATAGAATGTACGGAATCTCGTATAATTCGCTAGTTTTCGAACTTATGTATAATATGTACAGCCTGTCTAGCACGCTGGTAATACTACAGATTTCCTTTTTAATGTATAGACGACAACATTCCTTTGTCACTCGCAAGCTGGAACGTCTGGGCACACTGTCTTTTGGTGTGTATCTGATTCATCCGTTTTTCCTGCTTCTGTATCGGCAGTTTTCACCACATATCGGTTCTCCGCAGCTTATTCATGTGTGGTACGCTGGAGGTTTTTTCTTTGCACTTCTTTGCTCTTGGCTCGTCGTGTCTACCATCTCCCGTTTCCTACCATTTGCTTGGATCCTGTTCGGTCAACTACCGGGAATAGAAAAAAGACAATTCAAGCAAGAAAACCGTATTTCTTCAACTGAAACAGCACTATCCAAAGGCTGA
- a CDS encoding response regulator transcription factor — translation MHNGTILLVDDEPEIIKLMQIYLENEGYRLLMARDGLEALEQISRESIDVMVLDVMMPNMDGVEACMKIRETEHFPIIMLSAKGQDMDKITGLSVGADDYVTKPFSPLELVARIKSQLRRVRKYTHSSPVSEHEMILDELSINSATHEVTLAGESIKLTPREFAIVELLARNRGQVLSMEQIYEKVWKEQYLESNNTLMVHVRKIREKIEADPRKPKYLKTVWGIGYKMEKFD, via the coding sequence ATGCATAACGGAACCATTTTATTAGTAGACGATGAGCCTGAAATTATTAAGCTGATGCAAATTTATTTGGAAAATGAAGGATATCGACTGCTTATGGCACGAGACGGACTGGAAGCTCTGGAGCAAATCAGTCGGGAATCGATAGATGTGATGGTGCTTGATGTGATGATGCCCAATATGGACGGGGTTGAAGCTTGCATGAAGATCAGGGAAACCGAGCATTTTCCGATTATTATGTTGTCTGCGAAGGGACAAGATATGGACAAAATCACAGGACTCAGCGTTGGGGCCGATGATTACGTCACTAAGCCGTTCAGCCCGTTGGAACTGGTGGCACGCATTAAATCCCAGCTGCGTAGAGTACGGAAATATACCCATTCCTCCCCTGTATCGGAGCATGAAATGATACTGGATGAACTCTCCATTAATTCTGCTACGCATGAGGTCACTCTCGCCGGAGAATCCATTAAGCTGACCCCACGAGAATTTGCCATTGTCGAGCTGTTGGCCCGTAATCGTGGTCAAGTGCTGAGCATGGAGCAGATCTATGAAAAAGTGTGGAAGGAGCAATATCTGGAATCCAACAACACGCTGATGGTTCATGTGCGTAAAATTCGCGAGAAAATTGAGGCTGATCCGAGAAAACCCAAATATCTAAAAACGGTGTGGGGCATCGGCTACAAAATGGAAAAATTCGATTAA
- a CDS encoding CHRD domain-containing protein, with protein MSNKFRATLRGANEVPPVRTNATGTAEFRYRPTSQQLSFELTVRNISRVTEAHIHLGRRGENGPVVATLFGPSKFGITVRRGVVSGVLRACDLTGPLRGRTIYDLVCQIREGNAYVNVHTIRHPNGAIRGQIRRAPIKRCK; from the coding sequence ATGTCTAATAAGTTTAGAGCCACCTTAAGGGGGGCTAATGAAGTGCCTCCTGTCAGAACAAATGCGACAGGAACAGCCGAATTTCGTTACCGTCCAACGAGCCAACAATTAAGCTTTGAACTGACTGTACGCAATATCTCACGGGTAACCGAAGCGCATATTCATCTGGGACGAAGAGGTGAAAATGGCCCTGTTGTTGCTACACTGTTTGGTCCTTCGAAGTTTGGAATAACCGTTAGAAGAGGCGTCGTTAGCGGCGTGCTCCGTGCATGTGATCTTACCGGTCCACTCAGAGGCAGAACCATTTATGATTTGGTGTGCCAAATTAGAGAGGGTAATGCCTACGTCAATGTCCACACGATCCGTCATCCGAATGGTGCTATTCGTGGACAAATTAGACGCGCACCTATCAAACGTTGCAAATAA
- a CDS encoding rhamnogalacturonan acetylesterase gives MVWKKGLTHMLLAAFLCGATGVGIALPAQASAGEYKFDFGGGTVETGYTGVSASLSYDLARGYGFRTPENMRNVSASGTGVASDAVRFLVTGTKSENTFDVDLPPGLYEVSVTLGDTSRSSIAAEGVYQVINMTGNGAKDRFQIPVTDGQLNLLVTEGKEGAVFTLSAMEIRQLSSNPVTNRTIYIGGDSTVCNYYPLDSSVQAGWGQLLPEFVNTNTFQIRNMASGGQIARGFHQDGQLEAIVQYIKPGDYFILQLGINDTNPKHNESEAEFKDWMRDMIRQAKAKGATVILSTPQGRATDFNANNVHNAENRWYRSAILALAQEEQTPLVDLNVLSSAYFTSIGKVATLALYMNGDTLHPNYEGARELARLVAQDLKRQGLSGF, from the coding sequence ATGGTGTGGAAAAAAGGATTGACTCATATGCTTTTAGCAGCTTTTTTATGTGGTGCAACAGGTGTGGGCATAGCTCTCCCGGCCCAGGCATCCGCTGGCGAGTACAAGTTTGATTTTGGCGGAGGTACGGTCGAAACGGGTTATACCGGAGTGAGCGCTTCGCTGTCTTATGACTTAGCACGTGGCTATGGCTTTCGTACCCCTGAGAATATGCGTAATGTCAGTGCTTCGGGGACTGGAGTGGCAAGTGATGCGGTACGTTTCCTGGTTACAGGTACGAAAAGCGAGAATACTTTTGATGTTGATCTTCCTCCTGGTTTGTATGAGGTGTCGGTTACTTTAGGAGATACCTCTCGTTCGAGTATTGCAGCTGAAGGGGTGTATCAGGTCATAAATATGACAGGGAATGGGGCCAAGGATCGCTTTCAAATTCCAGTAACAGACGGACAACTAAATCTGCTGGTTACTGAAGGCAAAGAGGGGGCGGTCTTCACACTCAGTGCAATGGAAATCAGGCAATTATCTAGCAATCCGGTTACGAATCGAACAATTTATATCGGTGGGGATTCTACGGTATGTAACTATTATCCGCTGGATAGCAGCGTGCAGGCGGGATGGGGTCAACTGCTGCCAGAGTTTGTGAACACGAATACTTTTCAAATTCGCAATATGGCGTCAGGAGGCCAAATTGCTAGAGGCTTCCATCAGGACGGTCAGTTGGAGGCCATCGTCCAATATATTAAGCCGGGGGATTATTTTATTCTCCAATTGGGCATTAATGACACCAATCCAAAGCATAACGAAAGCGAAGCAGAGTTTAAGGACTGGATGCGGGATATGATCCGGCAGGCGAAGGCTAAGGGGGCGACGGTAATCCTGTCAACTCCGCAAGGACGAGCCACTGACTTTAATGCTAACAATGTACACAACGCAGAAAATAGATGGTATAGAAGTGCTATTTTGGCGCTGGCTCAAGAGGAACAAACGCCTTTAGTCGACCTGAATGTTCTTAGCTCCGCTTATTTTACTTCTATTGGTAAAGTCGCTACACTGGCTTTGTACATGAACGGTGATACACTCCATCCAAACTATGAAGGTGCAAGGGAACTGGCACGATTGGTAGCACAGGATTTAAAAAGGCAGGGTCTGAGCGGATTCTAA
- a CDS encoding HAMP domain-containing sensor histidine kinase yields MKAKRYDTLGWKLAALSLAAFALTGLILMVSYYGASLLLWLNPSRSFFGTRLVRWTVNHIGSPLIMLVGGLPTYIYFFFLFTKNTIGYLREITTGMQEFADGELSYTIPVSSADELGTLAKNMNTMADKLRLLLEEERASAKAKNDLITGVSHDLRTPLTSVIGFLEYIETDRYRDEIELRYYVNIAYEKSLTLKKLIDELFEYTRVSGGSLPLELEPVDLGKLLTQLAEEFVPSLEQADMSYRVRIVEPVRILADTDEMVRLYENLFSNAIRYGKDGKRLDITIGREDDEAVVICTNYGTPIPAEDVPYLFERFYRVDKSRSKETGGTGLGLAITKSITELHNGRISVRSNRRQTDFETRFPLYHAR; encoded by the coding sequence TTGAAGGCAAAACGATATGATACGTTGGGATGGAAGCTGGCAGCCCTTAGCCTTGCCGCTTTCGCTCTAACCGGACTGATTTTGATGGTGTCTTATTATGGAGCATCTTTGCTACTATGGCTGAATCCTTCCCGTTCATTTTTTGGCACCCGTCTGGTTCGCTGGACCGTAAATCACATTGGGTCCCCACTGATCATGCTGGTAGGCGGGCTACCTACATATATTTATTTCTTTTTCCTTTTTACCAAAAATACGATTGGTTACCTTCGCGAAATTACGACGGGGATGCAAGAGTTTGCTGACGGAGAGCTGTCCTATACGATTCCTGTTTCTTCAGCGGACGAGCTGGGTACCTTGGCGAAAAATATGAACACCATGGCGGACAAGCTCCGTCTCTTGCTGGAAGAAGAACGGGCTTCTGCCAAGGCCAAAAACGACCTGATCACTGGCGTATCCCATGATCTTCGTACCCCGCTAACATCCGTGATCGGTTTTTTGGAATATATTGAAACCGACCGCTATCGGGATGAAATTGAGCTGCGCTATTATGTGAACATTGCTTATGAAAAGTCATTGACGCTTAAGAAGCTGATCGACGAGCTGTTTGAATACACGCGTGTGAGCGGTGGCAGCCTGCCACTGGAGCTGGAGCCTGTAGATCTCGGCAAATTGCTCACTCAGCTTGCTGAGGAATTTGTACCCTCTCTGGAACAGGCAGACATGTCCTACCGTGTCCGAATCGTCGAGCCTGTTCGGATTCTAGCCGATACCGACGAGATGGTACGCCTGTATGAAAATTTGTTTTCCAACGCTATTCGATACGGAAAAGACGGCAAACGCCTTGATATCACCATAGGACGCGAAGACGACGAGGCGGTGGTAATCTGCACCAACTACGGCACCCCAATTCCTGCGGAAGATGTCCCGTACTTGTTTGAACGGTTTTACCGGGTGGACAAATCACGTTCCAAGGAAACTGGAGGCACCGGGCTGGGCCTTGCGATTACAAAAAGTATTACCGAGCTGCACAATGGCCGCATTTCGGTTAGGAGTAATCGCAGACAAACAGATTTTGAAACCCGTTTTCCCCTCTATCATGCTCGTTAG
- a CDS encoding TolC family protein: protein MKQKAAAVLLVLSLSSGLASTVQAESLSGNVASSTSVKPSAAAPSKTSSITGQALPTLTLKQAAEWAQTNSYNTRTAERDVERRRMELKNAEKDLGNSPVDFIDNEYVDDETSWRNYSSSTLSYLASKKQAQFAKDQIYFNVMKSYQSVFVAENQVKNDLEALEIAQAEEKIALAKFARGKLSEHAKNESTQARSQAQQTVEQGKIALQKSRDALNFLMGQPNGTAYELVDRPVYKEPKKLDIELHIQQLTDMNPNLWKLEDSIKTSELNVRYFDFNNGAGAYDLAKMDVDTAKEELDKGQKDFAESLRNLYATVKENQKKYVQLEESLRTAKEALELSRKKWARGLIIEMELKNNQLKVNQIERQMEELAIELDQNEYTLNKPWST, encoded by the coding sequence ATGAAGCAAAAAGCGGCTGCCGTGCTGCTTGTATTGTCATTATCATCAGGCTTGGCCTCCACTGTACAGGCTGAGAGTTTATCAGGAAATGTAGCATCAAGTACGTCAGTTAAACCTTCTGCTGCGGCTCCATCGAAGACATCATCCATAACGGGTCAGGCTTTACCTACATTGACACTCAAGCAGGCCGCGGAATGGGCACAGACGAACAGTTACAATACACGTACCGCCGAACGGGACGTAGAGCGCCGCAGAATGGAACTGAAAAATGCAGAAAAGGACCTGGGCAATTCACCTGTCGATTTTATAGACAATGAGTATGTTGATGATGAAACGTCATGGAGAAATTACAGTTCCTCGACGCTATCTTATTTAGCCAGCAAAAAGCAGGCGCAGTTCGCCAAAGACCAGATTTATTTTAATGTGATGAAAAGCTATCAAAGTGTGTTCGTGGCAGAGAATCAGGTGAAAAATGATCTAGAAGCGCTTGAAATCGCCCAAGCGGAGGAAAAGATTGCACTTGCCAAATTTGCGCGCGGAAAGCTGTCTGAGCATGCGAAAAACGAGAGTACACAGGCCAGAAGCCAAGCTCAGCAAACCGTAGAGCAGGGGAAAATTGCGTTGCAAAAATCCAGGGATGCCCTGAACTTCCTCATGGGACAGCCTAATGGAACAGCTTATGAATTGGTCGATCGACCCGTGTACAAGGAACCGAAGAAGCTGGATATCGAATTACATATACAACAGCTGACAGACATGAATCCAAATTTATGGAAGCTGGAGGATAGCATCAAAACTTCGGAGCTTAATGTGAGATATTTCGATTTTAACAATGGTGCTGGTGCTTATGATCTAGCTAAAATGGATGTCGATACGGCTAAGGAGGAACTCGACAAAGGTCAAAAGGATTTTGCCGAATCTCTCCGTAATTTGTATGCCACAGTTAAGGAAAATCAAAAGAAATACGTACAACTGGAAGAAAGCTTGCGTACAGCAAAAGAGGCCTTGGAATTATCACGCAAAAAGTGGGCCAGAGGTCTAATTATTGAGATGGAATTGAAAAATAATCAGTTGAAAGTGAACCAGATTGAACGGCAAATGGAAGAGCTTGCGATCGAGTTGGATCAAAATGAGTATACGTTGAACAAGCCATGGAGCACATAG
- a CDS encoding MGMT family protein: MQPFTARVLQIILLIPEGKVMTYGQIAAEAGSPRGARQVVRILHTLSQKHRLPWHRVVNRLGEIALQEDESASLQRLYLEEEGIRFNENGRIPLDQYLYDPQAEMEE; the protein is encoded by the coding sequence ATGCAGCCTTTCACTGCCCGTGTGCTTCAAATTATACTGTTGATCCCTGAGGGAAAAGTAATGACTTACGGTCAAATTGCGGCAGAGGCCGGAAGCCCAAGAGGTGCCAGACAGGTGGTGCGGATTTTGCATACATTGAGCCAAAAACACCGGCTTCCTTGGCATAGAGTAGTCAACCGTTTGGGGGAGATTGCTTTGCAGGAGGATGAGTCCGCATCCCTGCAGCGTCTGTATTTGGAGGAGGAAGGCATACGGTTTAATGAAAACGGGCGCATTCCACTGGATCAATATCTCTATGATCCGCAGGCAGAGATGGAAGAATAG